The Tenacibaculum sp. MAR_2010_89 genome has a window encoding:
- a CDS encoding FAD-binding and (Fe-S)-binding domain-containing protein produces MINTTVLTKLENSLHGELLYDNLHKNIYATDASVYRKIPLAVAYPKNNEDIKKLISFATENSITLIPRTAGTSLAGQCVGDGIVVDVSKYFTNMLAFDEKAKTITVEPGIIRDDLNRFLEPFGLFFGPNTSTSNRCMIGGMVGNNSSGSTSIRYGVTRDKVLSIEGILSDGSDVIFSEINSIEFQQKKSSNSLEGKIYSSIYNELSQKNIQQEIKKEFPKESIHRRNTGYAVDEFLTSDLFGGNEPTINPAKFLSGSEGTLVFSTSITIQLDDLPPTQSIMVCPHFTSVNESLKATVTAMNHNLYACELMDKVILDCTKNNREQTKNRFFLQGDPEAVLMLEVSANTIEQAEVLADKLIKDLETNNFGYHYPKVYGKDIAKVHHLRKAGLGLLGNIVGDMKAVACIEDTAVALNDLPEYIEEFTQIMDKYQQDAVYYAHAGAGELHLRPILNLKKQEDVSLFRKITTETAELVKKYQGSFSGEHGDGIVRAEFIPLMIGENNYQLLRRIKKAFDPNNIFNKGKITDAFPMDKSLRYEIDRVEPKIDTIQDFSDSEGILKLAEKCNGSGDCRKSPEAGGTLCPSYRATRNEKESTRARANTLREVLTNNTAKNKFDSKELKDILDLCLSCKACATECPSNVDIASMKAEFLYQYQETNGYSFRSKLFANNSKYNKLGSKLPALTNFFTNTTIAKKVMGVATERSVPKLDKQPLEAWLKKHTSKTTNKTVYLFNDEFTNYYDTEIGKDTVIVLEKLGYEVKSIKHEESGRSYISKGFLKEAKEITNKNIAVFKNLISNETPLIGIEPSAILTFRDEYIRLADDKLGAKEIAKNTFTIEEFLANEHKKNNIDISIFTSDAKELKIHGHCHQKALSSTHASFSILNIPENYKVTIMNTGCCGMAGSFGYEKEHYKVSMQVGEDTLFPKIRNCSKQTEIVAAGTSCRHQIYDGTKRIAKHPITILKESLI; encoded by the coding sequence TAATTTACATAAAAATATTTATGCTACTGATGCTTCTGTATATCGTAAAATACCATTAGCTGTTGCATATCCTAAAAATAATGAGGATATTAAAAAGTTAATTTCTTTTGCTACTGAAAATAGTATTACTTTAATTCCACGTACTGCTGGAACATCTTTAGCTGGTCAATGTGTTGGAGATGGTATTGTAGTTGATGTATCTAAATACTTCACTAACATGCTTGCTTTTGATGAAAAAGCAAAAACTATTACAGTTGAACCTGGAATTATTCGTGATGATTTAAATCGTTTTCTAGAACCCTTTGGTTTATTTTTTGGACCAAATACCTCAACTTCAAATCGATGTATGATTGGAGGAATGGTAGGAAACAATTCATCTGGTAGTACATCAATTCGTTACGGTGTTACTCGTGATAAAGTGCTAAGTATTGAAGGTATTTTAAGTGATGGTAGTGATGTTATTTTTTCTGAAATTAACTCTATAGAATTCCAACAAAAAAAATCAAGTAATTCACTTGAAGGAAAAATTTATAGTTCAATTTATAATGAGCTTTCACAAAAAAATATTCAACAAGAAATAAAAAAAGAGTTCCCTAAAGAAAGTATTCATAGAAGAAATACTGGGTATGCTGTTGATGAATTTTTAACCTCAGATTTATTTGGGGGTAATGAACCAACTATAAACCCTGCTAAATTTTTATCTGGTAGTGAAGGTACTTTAGTTTTTTCTACTTCAATTACCATACAACTTGATGATTTACCACCTACTCAAAGCATTATGGTATGTCCTCATTTTACAAGTGTAAACGAAAGTTTAAAAGCCACAGTTACAGCTATGAATCATAATTTATATGCTTGTGAACTTATGGATAAAGTGATTTTAGACTGTACTAAGAATAACCGTGAACAAACTAAAAATCGTTTCTTTTTACAAGGAGATCCTGAAGCTGTATTAATGCTAGAAGTTTCTGCTAACACAATAGAACAAGCAGAAGTTTTAGCTGATAAACTTATTAAAGATTTAGAAACTAATAATTTTGGCTATCATTATCCAAAAGTTTACGGAAAAGATATTGCTAAAGTTCATCACTTAAGAAAAGCTGGCTTGGGGTTATTAGGTAATATTGTTGGAGACATGAAAGCAGTTGCTTGTATTGAAGATACTGCTGTTGCCTTAAACGATTTACCAGAATATATTGAAGAGTTTACTCAAATTATGGATAAATATCAGCAAGACGCAGTTTATTATGCCCATGCTGGTGCAGGTGAATTACACTTACGTCCAATTTTAAATTTAAAAAAGCAGGAAGATGTTTCTCTTTTCAGAAAAATAACTACTGAAACTGCTGAATTAGTAAAAAAATACCAAGGTTCATTTAGTGGTGAACATGGAGATGGAATTGTTCGTGCTGAATTTATTCCTTTAATGATTGGTGAGAATAATTATCAATTATTACGTAGAATCAAAAAAGCTTTTGATCCTAATAACATTTTTAATAAAGGAAAAATTACTGACGCTTTTCCTATGGATAAAAGCTTACGTTATGAAATTGATCGGGTTGAACCTAAAATTGATACAATACAAGATTTTTCGGATAGTGAAGGGATATTAAAGTTAGCAGAAAAATGTAATGGTTCTGGAGATTGTAGAAAGTCACCTGAAGCTGGAGGAACTTTATGCCCTAGTTATAGAGCTACACGAAATGAAAAAGAATCCACCCGTGCAAGAGCAAATACTTTACGTGAAGTATTGACAAATAATACAGCAAAAAACAAATTTGATTCTAAAGAATTAAAAGATATTTTAGATTTATGCTTAAGCTGTAAAGCTTGTGCTACAGAATGCCCAAGTAATGTTGATATTGCCTCTATGAAAGCAGAGTTTTTATATCAATATCAAGAAACTAATGGCTATTCTTTCCGCAGTAAATTATTTGCAAACAATTCAAAATACAACAAATTAGGAAGTAAGCTCCCTGCTTTAACAAACTTTTTTACCAACACAACGATTGCTAAAAAAGTAATGGGTGTAGCTACCGAACGAAGTGTTCCTAAATTAGATAAACAACCTTTAGAAGCTTGGTTAAAAAAGCACACCTCAAAAACTACAAATAAAACTGTTTATCTATTTAATGATGAATTTACCAATTATTATGATACTGAAATAGGGAAAGACACAGTAATTGTTTTAGAAAAACTAGGTTATGAAGTAAAATCAATAAAACATGAAGAAAGCGGACGTAGTTATATTTCAAAAGGTTTTTTAAAGGAAGCTAAAGAAATAACCAATAAGAACATTGCTGTTTTTAAAAATTTAATTTCTAATGAAACCCCTTTAATAGGTATAGAGCCTTCTGCTATTTTAACTTTTAGAGATGAATATATTCGTTTAGCAGATGATAAACTAGGAGCAAAAGAAATTGCAAAAAACACATTTACTATTGAAGAGTTTTTAGCTAACGAACACAAAAAAAATAATATTGATATTTCTATTTTCACGAGTGATGCTAAAGAACTAAAAATTCATGGTCACTGTCATCAAAAAGCATTATCTAGTACTCATGCTTCATTTAGTATATTAAACATACCTGAAAATTACAAAGTAACAATTATGAATACTGGTTGTTGTGGAATGGCTGGTTCTTTTGGATATGAAAAAGAGCACTATAAAGTAAGTATGCAAGTGGGTGAAGATACTTTATTTCCTAAAATTAGAAACTGTTCTAAGCAAACAGAAATTGTTGCTGCAGGAACAAGTTGTCGACATCAAATTTATGACGGTACCAAACGTATTGCTAAGCATCCTATAACAATATTAAAAGAATCATTAATTTAA
- the ctlX gene encoding citrulline utilization hydrolase CtlX, with product MKQTTNTILMVRPSSFRMNEQTAVNNYYQQELAGMLPVTINAKAQEEFDDFVGKLEGVGVEVVVIEDTKTPDTPDALFPNNWISFHENGDVAVYPMFAENRRLEKRDDVLEVLESKGFIIENVIDYSEAEEEGIFLEGTGSMILDRTNQKAYCALSPRADEELFIEFCEDFEYTPVVFVANQTVGSNREAIYHTNVMMCVAETFVVVCLDAIDDKKEKKELVKHFKSDGKEVIAITEKQVTQFAGNMLQLIGNDDERFLVMSSSAYNSLTKNQVAIIEKHCKIVHSSLETIETCGGGSARCMMAEVFLKK from the coding sequence ATGAAGCAAACTACCAATACTATCTTAATGGTTCGCCCTTCTAGTTTTAGAATGAACGAACAAACTGCTGTTAATAATTATTACCAACAGGAATTAGCTGGAATGTTACCCGTAACTATTAATGCTAAAGCACAGGAAGAATTTGATGATTTTGTTGGTAAATTAGAAGGAGTAGGAGTAGAGGTGGTAGTAATTGAAGATACTAAAACACCAGATACACCAGATGCTTTGTTTCCTAATAACTGGATTTCTTTTCATGAAAATGGAGATGTTGCCGTATATCCAATGTTTGCTGAAAATAGACGTCTTGAAAAAAGAGATGATGTATTAGAGGTTTTAGAGAGTAAAGGATTTATAATAGAAAATGTTATTGATTATTCTGAGGCTGAAGAAGAAGGCATTTTTTTAGAAGGAACTGGAAGTATGATTTTAGATCGCACTAACCAAAAAGCCTATTGTGCTTTATCACCTAGAGCAGATGAGGAGTTATTTATTGAGTTTTGTGAAGATTTTGAATATACACCTGTAGTTTTTGTTGCAAATCAAACGGTAGGAAGTAACAGAGAAGCTATTTATCATACTAATGTTATGATGTGCGTAGCAGAAACTTTTGTAGTAGTTTGTTTAGATGCTATTGATGATAAAAAAGAAAAAAAAGAGTTAGTAAAACATTTTAAGTCTGATGGAAAAGAGGTTATTGCCATAACTGAAAAACAAGTAACTCAGTTTGCAGGAAATATGTTACAGCTTATAGGAAATGATGATGAACGTTTTTTAGTAATGAGTTCTTCTGCCTACAATTCATTAACTAAAAACCAGGTAGCTATAATTGAAAAGCATTGTAAAATAGTACACAGTTCACTTGAAACTATTGAAACTTGTGGAGGTGGTAGTGCTCGTTGTATGATGGCGGAAGTGTTTTTAAAAAAATAA
- a CDS encoding NAD(P)/FAD-dependent oxidoreductase, whose translation MLDYVVIGGAQAGLSMAYHLGKMDKKFIVLDGENEIGASWLNRWDSLKLFTPTEYNHLPGLKFNAPKGYYPSKVEVSNYFKSYVEKNSIPIQLNTLVTSVSKTKEGFFIKYKDGSIEAKNVVVATGPFHIPYTPPCHTKISDSILQMHSNYYKNENQLQNGDTLVVGGGDSGYQILNEISENSSRTVYFSGDTSVKSLPQQFLGKTLWWWFTLIGFLSYSKYSWIGKKISSSSQPVIGTDVKGILSRKNVVCVGRTKDAFKNDIHFEKNKISTIKNIVWATGYRPNFKWIEGLELDEGNYHKNYRGVSNIEGLYFIGLPWMFTRGSATLGGVSKDASYLADIMRKK comes from the coding sequence ATGTTAGATTATGTAGTAATTGGAGGAGCGCAAGCAGGATTGTCTATGGCTTACCATTTAGGAAAAATGGATAAAAAGTTTATAGTTCTTGATGGAGAAAATGAAATTGGTGCTTCTTGGTTGAATAGATGGGATTCTTTAAAACTTTTTACCCCCACAGAGTATAATCATTTACCGGGATTAAAATTTAATGCCCCTAAAGGGTATTACCCTTCAAAAGTTGAAGTTAGTAATTATTTTAAATCTTATGTTGAAAAAAATAGTATTCCAATACAGCTAAATACTCTAGTAACTTCTGTTAGTAAAACTAAAGAAGGTTTTTTTATTAAGTATAAAGATGGGAGTATTGAGGCAAAAAACGTAGTAGTTGCAACAGGTCCTTTTCATATTCCTTATACACCTCCTTGTCATACTAAAATATCTGATAGTATACTTCAAATGCATAGTAACTATTATAAAAATGAAAATCAGTTACAAAACGGTGATACATTAGTTGTAGGCGGGGGAGATTCTGGGTATCAAATTTTAAATGAAATATCTGAGAACTCTTCAAGAACTGTTTATTTTTCTGGAGATACTTCTGTAAAATCGTTACCCCAACAGTTTTTAGGTAAAACATTATGGTGGTGGTTTACTTTAATCGGTTTTTTAAGTTATAGTAAGTATAGTTGGATTGGGAAAAAAATTAGTTCTTCTTCTCAACCAGTTATAGGAACAGATGTAAAGGGAATACTTTCTCGAAAAAATGTAGTTTGCGTTGGAAGAACAAAGGATGCATTTAAAAACGATATCCATTTTGAAAAGAATAAAATTTCTACTATTAAAAATATTGTTTGGGCAACTGGGTATCGTCCGAACTTTAAATGGATTGAAGGACTAGAGTTAGATGAAGGAAATTATCATAAAAACTATAGAGGTGTAAGTAATATAGAAGGTTTATACTTTATAGGGTTACCTTGGATGTTTACTAGAGGATCAGCAACATTGGGAGGAGTTTCAAAAGATGCTAGTTATTTAGCTGATATAATGCGCAAAAAATAA
- the moeB gene encoding molybdopterin-synthase adenylyltransferase MoeB, with protein MSLTPEEKKQYNRHLILDKIGEEGQLKLKKAKVLVIGAGGLGCPVLQYLTAAGVGNIGIIDDDEIDQSNLQRQILYTIDDIGSSKAETASKRLSKLNPFVTFTVYKEKLTRANAIQLFENYDVIVDGSDNFSTRYLTNDASLLTNKPLVYGAIFKFEGQVSVFNYKKSATYRCLYPSPPKPDESPNCSEIGVLGVLPGIIGSLQANETIKIICETGEVLANKLLMYDTLSMRQMILKFERTEKAEVTELEEDYDFFCGIKSINNEISLGELQNNLEMYNLLDVREYWEREEHHIGGQHIPLGEIPQRYLELDTSKPIVVYCKSGMRSKKAINVLEGELNNTVFVNLKNGIK; from the coding sequence ATGAGTTTAACTCCAGAAGAAAAAAAGCAGTATAACCGTCACCTTATTTTAGATAAAATAGGAGAAGAAGGTCAATTGAAATTAAAGAAGGCTAAAGTTTTGGTTATTGGAGCAGGAGGACTAGGATGTCCTGTGTTACAATACTTAACTGCTGCAGGAGTTGGTAATATTGGAATTATAGATGATGACGAAATAGATCAAAGTAATTTACAACGTCAAATTTTATATACCATAGATGATATAGGCTCATCCAAAGCAGAAACGGCATCAAAACGATTGTCTAAATTAAATCCATTTGTAACCTTTACGGTATATAAAGAAAAGCTAACTCGAGCGAATGCAATTCAGTTATTTGAAAACTACGATGTTATTGTAGATGGAAGTGATAATTTTTCAACACGATATTTGACTAATGATGCTTCTCTATTAACGAATAAACCTTTAGTGTATGGGGCCATTTTTAAGTTTGAAGGGCAGGTAAGTGTTTTTAATTACAAAAAGAGTGCAACTTATAGGTGTTTATATCCTTCACCTCCAAAACCAGATGAATCTCCAAATTGTTCCGAAATTGGAGTTTTGGGTGTGTTGCCAGGAATTATAGGAAGTCTTCAAGCAAATGAAACAATTAAAATAATTTGTGAAACGGGTGAGGTGTTAGCAAATAAATTATTGATGTATGATACACTAAGTATGCGTCAAATGATATTGAAATTCGAAAGAACAGAAAAAGCTGAGGTTACCGAATTAGAAGAAGACTATGATTTTTTCTGTGGGATAAAATCAATTAATAATGAAATTTCATTGGGTGAATTACAAAATAATTTAGAGATGTATAATTTGTTGGATGTTCGAGAATACTGGGAACGTGAAGAACACCATATAGGAGGACAGCACATTCCGTTAGGAGAAATTCCACAAAGATATTTAGAACTAGATACTTCAAAACCGATAGTAGTATATTGTAAATCAGGAATGCGAAGCAAAAAAGCGATTAATGTATTAGAGGGTGAGTTGAATAATACTGTTTTTGTGAATTTAAAAAATGGCATCAAATAA
- the thiH gene encoding 2-iminoacetate synthase ThiH, whose protein sequence is MNSIENENSKSFIDTFGQYNWDVELKSIFSKTTSDVEQALVKSKRSLEDFKALISPAAKPFLEEMAHMSSALTKKRFGNTIQMYAPMYLSNECQNICTYCGFSLTNKIPRRTLTDEEILKEVTFLKNKGYDHILLVTGEANKTVGVNYINNAIKLIRSQFSNITIEVQPLDQNEYELLIENGLYAVLVYQETYHKEEYKKHHPKGKKSNFKYRLETPDRLGRAGVHKIGLGALFGLEDWRADSFFTALHLKYLQKTYWKTKYSISFPRLRPHSGGLEPKVEMTDADLVQLICAFRLLDEDVELSMSTRESEVFRNNIVNLGATSISAESKTNPGGYSVEPQSLEQFEISDERSTEEIVLMLKEKGLEVVWKDWEVFS, encoded by the coding sequence ATGAATTCGATAGAAAACGAAAATTCAAAAAGTTTCATAGATACTTTTGGTCAATATAATTGGGATGTAGAATTGAAAAGTATTTTTAGTAAAACTACATCTGATGTTGAACAAGCACTGGTAAAAAGTAAAAGAAGTTTAGAAGATTTTAAAGCTTTAATTTCACCTGCAGCAAAACCGTTTTTAGAAGAAATGGCACATATGAGTAGTGCGCTAACAAAAAAGCGTTTTGGAAATACTATACAAATGTATGCTCCAATGTACTTAAGTAATGAGTGCCAAAACATATGTACTTATTGTGGGTTTAGTTTAACAAATAAAATACCTAGACGTACTTTAACAGATGAAGAGATATTAAAGGAAGTTACTTTTCTAAAAAATAAAGGGTATGACCATATTTTATTAGTAACAGGAGAAGCAAATAAAACAGTTGGTGTAAATTATATAAATAATGCAATCAAATTAATCCGTTCTCAGTTTTCAAATATAACGATTGAAGTTCAACCATTAGATCAAAATGAGTATGAGCTACTTATAGAAAATGGTTTATATGCGGTTTTAGTATATCAAGAAACATATCATAAAGAGGAGTATAAAAAACATCATCCTAAAGGAAAGAAATCTAATTTTAAGTATCGTTTAGAAACTCCAGATAGGTTAGGAAGAGCTGGTGTTCATAAAATAGGATTAGGAGCTTTATTTGGTTTGGAAGATTGGCGTGCAGATAGTTTTTTTACAGCGTTGCATTTAAAATATTTACAAAAAACCTATTGGAAAACTAAGTATTCTATTTCATTTCCTCGATTGCGCCCGCATTCAGGTGGATTAGAACCAAAAGTTGAAATGACTGATGCAGATTTAGTACAATTAATATGTGCATTTCGTTTGCTTGATGAAGATGTTGAATTATCAATGTCTACTAGAGAAAGTGAAGTTTTTAGAAATAATATTGTTAATTTAGGAGCAACATCTATTAGTGCAGAATCAAAAACAAATCCAGGAGGATATTCAGTAGAACCACAATCCTTAGAACAATTTGAAATATCTGATGAACGTAGTACCGAAGAAATAGTACTAATGTTAAAAGAAAAAGGGTTGGAAGTAGTTTGGAAAGATTGGGAAGTTTTTAGTTAA
- a CDS encoding thiazole synthase, with amino-acid sequence MINTKLTIADKTFSSRLFTGTGKFSSSQLMKESLIASESELITVALKRVDVQNEEDDILSHLNHSRVNLLPNTSGVRTAKEAVFAAELSREALETNWVKLEIHPDPRYLLPDPIETLKAAEELVKQGFVVMPYIHADPVLCKRLEEVGTQCVMPLGAPIGSNKGLKTVEFLEIIIEQSNIPVIVDAGIGAPSHAAYAMEIGADAVLVNTAIAVSKNPVAMATAFKMAVESGRMAYEAKLAPVRNKAEASSPLTSFLN; translated from the coding sequence ATGATAAATACCAAACTAACAATAGCAGATAAAACTTTTTCATCTAGGCTATTTACAGGAACAGGAAAATTTAGTTCATCTCAGTTAATGAAAGAATCTTTAATAGCATCAGAAAGTGAACTAATAACTGTTGCATTAAAAAGAGTAGATGTTCAAAATGAAGAGGATGATATATTATCACACTTAAATCATTCAAGAGTTAATTTGTTACCTAATACTTCAGGAGTTAGAACAGCAAAAGAGGCAGTTTTTGCAGCTGAATTATCTAGAGAAGCATTAGAAACTAATTGGGTTAAATTAGAAATTCATCCAGATCCAAGATATTTATTACCAGATCCTATTGAAACTTTAAAAGCAGCTGAAGAGTTGGTAAAACAGGGATTTGTTGTAATGCCTTATATTCATGCAGATCCAGTTTTATGCAAACGTTTAGAAGAGGTAGGAACACAATGTGTAATGCCATTAGGCGCACCAATTGGAAGTAATAAAGGATTAAAAACGGTAGAGTTTTTAGAAATAATAATTGAACAATCTAATATTCCTGTTATTGTTGATGCTGGTATTGGAGCACCATCGCATGCTGCATACGCAATGGAAATTGGTGCCGATGCAGTATTAGTGAATACTGCAATTGCTGTATCTAAAAATCCAGTGGCTATGGCAACGGCTTTTAAAATGGCAGTAGAATCTGGGAGAATGGCTTATGAAGCAAAATTAGCTCCAGTTAGAAATAAAGCGGAAGCTAGTAGTCCATTAACAAGTTTTTTGAATTAA
- the thiE gene encoding thiamine phosphate synthase, translating into MISKLHYITQGETAEEHLENIQRACSSGVEWVQLRLKNVDPKTILETAKKAREITAHYQTRLIINDYYKVAKEVNADGVHLGKKDACPLKVRDYLGKFYSIGGTANTLEDCKELLTKKVDYIGLGPFQFTETKKNLSPVIGEAGYKVLIEELKSETPIIAVGGITLDTVTSIIKTGVFGVAVSGAITNDFTSIPVFHQLLKAPSTNEQVYKLDDNK; encoded by the coding sequence ATGATAAGTAAATTACACTATATAACTCAGGGGGAAACAGCTGAAGAGCATTTAGAAAATATTCAAAGAGCATGTTCATCAGGAGTAGAATGGGTGCAGTTACGGTTAAAAAACGTTGACCCTAAAACAATTTTAGAAACTGCTAAAAAGGCAAGAGAAATTACTGCACATTATCAAACTAGATTAATTATAAACGATTATTATAAGGTAGCAAAAGAAGTGAATGCAGATGGAGTACATCTTGGAAAAAAAGATGCTTGTCCATTAAAAGTTCGTGATTATTTAGGGAAATTTTATAGTATTGGAGGAACAGCAAATACTTTAGAAGATTGTAAAGAGTTGTTAACTAAAAAAGTTGATTATATTGGTTTAGGGCCGTTTCAATTTACTGAAACTAAAAAGAATTTAAGTCCAGTAATAGGAGAAGCTGGGTATAAAGTATTGATTGAAGAATTAAAATCGGAAACTCCTATAATAGCTGTAGGAGGCATTACTTTAGATACAGTTACAAGTATAATAAAAACGGGTGTTTTTGGAGTAGCTGTTTCTGGAGCAATAACTAACGATTTTACTAGTATTCCTGTTTTCCATCAATTATTAAAAGCTCCAAGTACTAATGAACAAGTTTATAAACTAGATGATAACAAATAA
- a CDS encoding hydroxymethylpyrimidine/phosphomethylpyrimidine kinase, whose amino-acid sequence MNTKTYILTIAGIDPSSGAGITSDIKTFEAHGLYGLSVCTAVTVQNDIAFKDCIWIEKETIVNQITTLFERFSISVVKIGIIQSWKILLEVLQVLKKINPSIKVVLDPILKASAGFDFHSKQDLKVFEKVLNHCDFLTPNYNEIKELFPDKTVEETIEFISERTNIYLKGGHREDKKGWDEVYYSKIVKMNIPPIANTVYQKHGSGCVLSSALASNLMKEIPLEDVCKNVKRYTEEFLNSNESLLGKHKYKK is encoded by the coding sequence TTGAATACTAAAACTTACATATTAACCATAGCTGGTATTGATCCATCAAGCGGAGCAGGAATCACATCAGATATTAAAACATTTGAAGCCCACGGGTTGTATGGCCTATCTGTTTGTACTGCAGTTACCGTTCAAAATGATATTGCCTTTAAAGATTGTATTTGGATTGAAAAAGAAACAATTGTTAATCAAATAACAACACTTTTTGAACGATTTTCAATATCAGTAGTTAAAATAGGAATTATTCAGTCATGGAAAATTTTATTAGAAGTACTTCAAGTATTAAAAAAAATAAATCCATCAATAAAGGTAGTATTAGATCCTATTTTAAAAGCAAGTGCAGGCTTTGATTTTCATTCGAAACAAGACCTGAAAGTATTTGAGAAAGTTTTAAATCATTGCGACTTCTTAACACCAAATTATAATGAAATAAAAGAACTATTTCCTGATAAAACTGTTGAAGAAACAATTGAGTTTATTTCAGAAAGAACAAATATTTATTTGAAAGGAGGTCATAGAGAAGATAAAAAAGGTTGGGATGAAGTTTATTATAGTAAAATAGTAAAAATGAACATTCCACCTATAGCCAATACTGTTTATCAAAAACATGGAAGTGGTTGTGTATTATCATCAGCATTAGCGTCAAATTTAATGAAAGAAATTCCTTTAGAAGATGTTTGTAAAAATGTAAAAAGATATACAGAAGAGTTTTTAAACTCAAATGAATCTTTGTTAGGTAAACACAAGTATAAGAAATAA
- a CDS encoding thiamine phosphate synthase, protein MIVLIAPEKDIENEIKILHQLFEKGLEFYHFRKPYKNYEDHVLYLNQIDKKYHDRIVVHYFHELINEFNLKGIHFQEQKRRDVLENGSQYFIGLNMIGKTMSSSFHEPEELDSCDIEFDYHLLSPVFSSISKKGYEGKGFDVNHIDKMIIGMGGINDNTIKETIQLGFQGIGVLGGVWNTENPIESFKNIKEEYEKSI, encoded by the coding sequence ATGATTGTTTTAATAGCTCCAGAGAAAGATATAGAAAATGAAATTAAAATCTTACATCAATTATTTGAAAAGGGTTTAGAGTTTTATCATTTTAGGAAGCCATATAAGAATTATGAAGACCATGTTTTGTATTTAAATCAAATAGATAAAAAATACCATGATAGAATAGTAGTTCATTATTTTCATGAATTAATTAATGAATTCAATTTAAAAGGTATTCATTTTCAAGAGCAAAAAAGGAGAGATGTCTTAGAGAATGGGAGTCAGTATTTTATTGGCTTAAATATGATAGGTAAAACAATGAGTAGTTCTTTTCACGAGCCTGAAGAATTAGATAGCTGTGATATAGAATTTGATTACCATTTATTGAGTCCAGTATTTTCGTCAATATCTAAAAAAGGATATGAAGGTAAAGGTTTTGATGTAAATCATATTGATAAAATGATTATAGGTATGGGAGGTATAAATGATAATACCATAAAAGAAACCATTCAACTGGGGTTTCAAGGTATTGGAGTTTTAGGCGGTGTTTGGAATACTGAAAACCCTATTGAGAGTTTTAAAAATATTAAGGAAGAATACGAAAAGTCAATATAA